GCCGCTGGTCCTGCCCGGGCGGTCGAGCTGCCTGCGCTGCGCCGATCACCACCGGGCGACGATGGACCCGCAATGGCCGCTGGTCTCGGCCCAACTGGTCAACCGCGCCGGTACGGCCGGCACCGCCATCACCCGGCTCACCGTCGGGGTGGTGCTCGAGCAGATCGAGCAGATCGCCGCAGGTCTGGCCCAACTCGCCAGCGTCGGCGACGCCGGCCCGGCACCGGATCTGGTGGACCGGACCATCGAGATCCACCCGCGACCGCTGCGACTGCGCCACAAACCCTGGCCGGCGCATCCGAACTGCCATTGCGGATCTCATTGGCGCATGGGGTCGTACCCCCGTCCGTCGACTATCCTGGCCACATGAGCGAAATCACACGGGGGGCCAGTCGTCGCAACGCCAAGTTGGCGGCACTGCCGATCGGAGTCGCCGGGCGTGCTGTCGGAGGTTTGGGCAAGCGCATCGCCGGCAAGAGCAAAGACGAAGTCAACCAGGAGTTGATGGAGAAGACCGCCGAGCAGTTGTTCGCCGTTCTCGGCGAGCTCAAGGGCGGCGCGATGAAGGTCGGACAGGCGCTGTCCATCATGGAGGCGGCCATCCCCGAGGAATTCGGCGAACCGTTCCGCGACGCGCTGACGAAGCTGCAGGCCGAGGCCCCGCCGCTGCCCGCGGCGAAGGTGCACGCGGTCTTGGACCAGCAGCTCGGCACCAAGTGGCGCGAACGGTTCCGCGAGTTCAATGACGAGCCCGCCGCCGCGGCGAGCATCGGCCAGGTGCACCGTGCCGTGTGGTCGGACGGCCGCGACGTCGCGGTGAAGGTCCAGTACCCCGGTGCCGACCATGCGCTGCGCGCCGACCTCAAGACCCTCGGGCGCATGTCGGGGCTGATCCAGAAGCTCTCCCCCGGCACCGACGTCAAAGCCATGGTCGACGAGTTGATCGACCGGACCGACGATGAGCTGGACTACCTGGGCGAAGCCGAGAACCAGCGCGCCTTCGCGAAGGCCTTCGACGGGGACCCCAACTTCCTCGTCCCCAAGGTCGTGGCGAGCGCGCCGAAGGTCGTCATCTCCGAATGGGTCAACGGGATCCCGCTGTCGCGGCTGATCACCGAGGGCAGCCAAGAGCAGCGCAACCAGGCCGCGGCGCGCATGGCCGAGTTCGAGCTCTCCTCGCCGTATCGCGTCGGCCTGCTGCACGGTGACCCGCACCCGGGCAACTTCTTCATCGCCGACGACGGCCGGTTCGGCGTGCTCGACTTCGGCGCCATCGGCCGCTACCCCGACGGCCTGCCGGCCGAGACCGGCCCGATCCTGCGGCTGGCCCGCGACCGGGACTACGACCAACTGCGCGATCTGCTCGTGGCGACCAATTTCATCCAACCCAGCCATGCGTCGAAGGTGACGGCCGAGGACCTCGAGGCCTACCTGAAGCCGTTCGTCGACCCGCTCTACACCGACGAGTTCCACTTCACCCGCAAGTGGTTGCAGCGTGCCGCCGGAAACGCCACCGACCTGCGGGGCGACGTGTACAAGACGTCGCGCAACCTCAACGTGCCGAAGAACTTCGTCATGGTCTTCCGCGTCCTGCTCGGTTGCGTCGGTATCGCCGCGCAGCTCGAGGCCCACGCGCCCTACCGTTCGATCATGTCGGAGTGGGTGCCCGGCGTCGACTGATCGCCTCCTGCCCGAACACAAGAATCCGGCCCGACGAGCATCTGCTTGTCGGGCCGGATTCTTAGCTGACGACCTTCTTCGGTCGGCCGCGTGGGCGCTTGCGGGCCACGATGCGGCCGCGCTCGAAGATCTCGCCGCCCCAGACTCCCCAGGGCTCGGCACGCTCGATCGCGGTCTCCAGGCACTCCCGCTGAAGCGGGCAGCCCTGGCAGAGGACCTTCGCGGCCTCCAGGTCGGTGGGCGACTCGGCGAACCACAGGTCCGCGTCGGACTCCCGGCACGGCAGGCCGAGAGAGTCGAGGCCCCTGGTCGGCGACGGGCCGTCGATCCAGTCGGTAAGGCAGGTCATGGGATTCTCCACGGTTTGGGTTGGTCAGATCGGGTGTGACAACGAAAAAGGCCACGGTTGTCGCGTTTCGCGATTCACCGTGGCCCAGGGGTCCGAGGAGGGTTATGTCACATCGGATGATCCGGTACGGGGAATCGCCAGAGAGCTCGTGCTGCTACCGCCTGGTAGGCGATCGCCTTGTGCGCTGCGTCGACGAGGACGGCAGGGTGCAGGGCAGCATGGCCCCACGGGCGCGCGACAGCGACGGCATGGCCGGCGAGCTCATGAGTTGAGTTCACTGTCCGCACTCCTTCCGATTCGTCCGTGCGCACAACGGAGCCGTTCCCCGTTGCTATGACCTGATCCAGGCTACGGGTCGATCAACGACGGCACAACCTATTTTCTACCTGGGCTTTTGCCGCTTCTCTGGCGGTGTCAGCCGTCAGCGGCCTTCGCCACGATCGCCACCACCGCGTCGCCGTACCGCTCCAACTTGGCCGGGCCGATGCCGCTCACCCGCTGCAATTGACCCAGGTCGGCGGGGCGGTCGGTGGCGATTTCGCGCAAGGTCTTGTCGGCGAACACCGTGTAGGCCGGCTTCTCCTGGCGATTCGCTTCCGCCGAGCGCCACTCGCGCAAGGCGTCGAAGAGCTCGGCGTCGGCCGGCGCCAGCGGCATCGTCGTCGTCGACCGTCGCGTCGTCGTGCCAGTGGCGGGGCGCCGGTCGCCCGAACACGAGTCGCAGATCCCGGTGCGCAGGGCGCGCGCGCCGATGAGCGTCGACGAGCAGCGCTCGCAGGTCGGCAGCAGCCCGTTCAGGAAGCGCGATTTGCGCCGGCCCCGACGGCCGCCCTCGTTGCGCGACAGCGCCCACGAGAGCCGCAGGTGTTCACGGGCGCGGGTCACGCCGACGTAGAACAGTCGGCGCTCCTCCTCCACCGCGTCGGGGGAGGCATCGATGGCGTGGGAGATCGGCACCGCCCCGTCGGTCAGGCCGACGAGGAACACCGCATCCCACTCCAGCCCCTTCGCGGCGTGCAAGGAGGACAACGTGACGCCGCGCATCGTCGGGGGGTGTCCGGCCTGCGATCGCGAGACCAACTCGGTGGCCAGCTCGCGCATGCCGAGTTCCGGGTTGTGGCCGAGCAGTTCTTCGGCGAGCTCGATCAGGGCGGTGAGCGACGCCCACCGCGACCGGGCCTCGGCGCCGGACGGCTCGTCGGGGGTGAGCCCGAGCGGGAAGAGCAGGGCGCGCAGCGACTCGACGAGGTCCGGTCCCGACGGCGGATCGTCGGCCCGGGCGGCCGCAGAGACTTCGCGCAGCGCCTGGCGGATCTCGGTCCGCGCGAAAAAGGCGTCGCCGCCGCGCACCTGGTACGGAATCTGGGCCTCGGTCAATGCCTGCTCATACACCTGTGATTGGGCGTTGACGCGGTAGAGCACCGCGATCTCCGAGGCGGGCACGCCGTCAGCGATCAGCGCGGCGATCTCGGCGACGGCGGCGGCCGCCTCGGCCGGTTCGTCGGGGTACTCGGCGAAACGCGGCCGTGGTCCGGAGGGGCGTTGCCCGACGAGTTCGAGGCGCGTGCCGGCCGCCCGTCCGCGGGCGGCGCCGATCACCCGGTTGGCCAGGTCGACCACCTCGGGCGTGGACCGGTAGTCGCGCACCAGGCGGACGACCTGGGCGTCGGGATACTCGCGGGAGAAGTTGAGCAGGTACTCCGCCCGCGCCCCGGCGAAGGTGTAGATGGTCTGGTTCGCATCGCCGACGACGGTCAGGTCGTCACGGTCGCCGAGCCACGCTTTGAGCAGGCCCTGCTGTACCGGGGTGACGTCCTGATACTCGTCGACGACGAAGCACCGGTACCGCGACCGGAACTCGTCAGCGATCCCGGCGTCGTCGAGCAGGATCTGGGTGGTGAAGATCAGCAGGTCGTCGAAGTCGAAGAGGCGGTCGCCGTCCTCGGAGATCTTGGCCGCCTCATAGCCGGCGAAGACCTTGGCGACATCGTCGGCGGGTGCCGGGAGGTCTCGCCCGGCGCGCGCGGCGGCCTGCGCATAGCCGCTCGGACCGATCAGGCTCGCCTTGGCCCATTCGATCTCCGAAGCCAGGTCGCGCAGCGACTCGGTCGAGGTGTCCAGCCGTGCCCGGCGGGCCGCCCGGCCCACGAGGGGCAGCTTGGAATCCATGAGTTCCCACCGCGTGTTGCCCACGGCGCGCGGCCAGAAGTAGCGCAGTTGTCGCAAGGCTGCGGCATGGAACGTCTGCGCCTGGACCCCGGCCGATGACCCGGCGCTGCCGATGCCGAGCGCTCGCAGCCGCGACCGCATCTCGCCGGCCGCACGGGCGGTAAAGGTGACGGCAAGGACTTGGTCGGGATTGACCTGCCCCTGGTCGACGAGGTGGGCGATGCGCCGGGTGATCGTCCGGGTCTTGCCGGTTCCCGCTCCCGCGAGCACGCAGACCGGCCCGCGCGGTGCTGTCACCGCGGCGAGCTGTTCCGGGTCGAGGTCGTCGAGATGGTCCCCCACGGCGTCCACTATCCCACCCCGGTCCGACAGTTCCCGACGCCCCTCCCCGTCGTCGAGTGGGCCCTCATCTCCGCCGACTGGGCCCTCTTTCCCGCCGAGTGGGCCCTCATCCTCGTCGACTGGGCCCTCTATCCCGCTGACTGGGCCCTCTATCCCGCTGACTGGGCCCTACTTCCCGCCGACTGGGCCCTCGATCCCGTCGACTGGGCCCTAATCAGAGGCCCAGTTTCGCGCGCACATCGGCGATCGACGGATTGGTCGCGGTAGATCCGTCGGCATATTTCACCGTCGGAACGACGTGGTTTCCGTTATTGACGCCGCCGACGAAGTCGGCCGCAGCCGGATCCTCCTCGATATTCACCTCGTCCCACGTGACCCCAAGACTCTTCAGGCCGGTCTTGAGTCGGTTGCAGTAACCACACCAGGTCGTCGTGTACATCGTCAGGGCTGGAGCATCGGTACTCATGCCATTGATAACACCACATGGGCAGCCAGTTGTTCCCGCCGTCCAGTTGGCACGATCGAGGGCCCAGTCGACGAGATCGAGGGCCCAGTCGACGAAATCGAGGGCCCACTCGACGAGAAAGAGGGCCCAGTCGGCGGTTAGGAGGCGGCGGCCCAGGTCTCGACCATCGCGCGGGCGATCGAGACCGAGCCGGGCAGGCGCAGCGGTACCGACGCGGCATCATCGTCGTCGGGCGCCGCCCACTCCCCCGCCGCGAGCGCGTCGCGCACCTGCTCGCGGGTGAACCAGACGGCATCGGCGATCTCGCCGTCGAGGAACTGCAGCGGCTCGTCGGGGTCGCCGATCGCGGCGAACCCGACCATTAGCGACCGCGGGAACGGCCACGGCTGACTGCCGAGATAGCGCGGCTCGGTGACGGTGATGCCGACCTCCTCGCGAACCTCGCGCACCACGCACTGCTCCAACGACTCCCCCGGCTCGACGAATCCCGCCAGCGTCGAATACCAGCGCTCGGGCCACATCGCCTGCCGTCCGAGGAGAATCCGGTCGGCGCCGTCGTGGACGACGGTGATGATCGCCGGATCGGTGCGCGGGAACTCCTCCCGGCCGCATGACCGATCACGCCGGACCCATCCGCTCTTCTCCACCGAGGTCGGCGACCCGGTCGTTGGCGAGAACTCCGCATGGTCGTGCCAGTTGAGCATCCCCAGCGCGGTCACCAGCAACCCGGCATCGTCGCCGCCGAGGTGGTGGCCGGCCGATCGCGCGTCGCCGAGCGGCTCGGCCACGTCGTCGACGCGGCGCGCCCACAAGAACACCTCGCCCTCGACGCCGAGCAACACGAGGTCCTCGGGCGGCGACGGCGCGACCGTCGGCCCCGACACCCAGCGCAGGCCACCGCTCTCGCCGACGCCGAACCGGCCCCGACGATCGATCAGCAACACCCGGGCACTGTCCCAGCCCTGCACCGCGGCCCCGCGGTTACCGCGGAACTCGCCGCCCCGGTCGACGGTGGAGCGGGAGAACAGCGGTGGCTGCGGCATCTCGAATGCCATTGGTCAGCGGTCCTTGTCGGCGGGACCGCGGCGGACGTAGAGCAGGCGGTCGCCGAGCTCGATCGCCTCGACCCCCGGTTCGCCAATGCGGTAGAGCTTCCCGTCGCGCACCAATCCCAGGACGATGTCGACGGTGTGCGCCGGGGATCCGCCGACTTCGGTCGGGTCGACCGGCCGCTCGGCGATGGCATATCCCTCGTCCGGGGTGAGGAGGTCCTCGAAAACCTCCACGACGCTGGGCGACTGGGTCGCGATCCCCAAGAGTCGGCCCGCGGTCTCCGACGTCACGACGACCGAGTTCGCGCCGGACTGTTTCATGACGTGCGTGTTCTCCGAATCGCGGATCGACGCGACGATGGTGGCGGTCTTGTTCATCTCGCGCGCCGACAGCGCGGTGAGGACCGCCGTGTCGTCACGGCTCGTCGCGATGATGATGCTCGCGGCGTGGGCCGCACCGGCGAGCCGCAACACGTCGGACTTGGTGGCATCGCCGCGCACCGTGACCAGGCCGTGTGCCTCGGCGGCGTCGAGTGCGGCCTGTGACGGGTCGACGACGACGATCTCCGACGGCTTGACCCCGTCGCCGATCATCGCGTCGACGGCGGTCTGGCCCTTCGTGCCGAACCCGACGACAACTGTGTGGTTGCGCAACGTAGCCCTCCAGCGTTGGATTCTCAGCGCCTGGCGCGACCGCTCGGTCAGCACTTCCAGGGTGGTACCGATCAAGACGATCAGGAACAGGACGCGCAATGGGGTGATGACGATGATGTTGACCAGTCGCGCGCCCGGCGAGACCGGCGTGACGTCGCCGTATCCCGTGGTCGACAGGGTCACCGCCGAGTAGTAGAGCGAGTCGAGGTACGACAGCGGGTTGCCGGTGGCATCGCGGTATCCCTCACGGTCGATGAAGACCACCAGCGAGGTGAACAACAGCGCCAGCAGCGCGAACAGCACGCGCCGCCCGATCGCGCGCGCCGGACTCATCTGCGCATCGGGGATGCGCACGATGTTGACGAGCGCGTATTCCGGCTCGGTCGACAGGGCGCCGCGGGTCCGGCGCCGCAGGCGGGCCTTCACCCGGCCCTTCGCGAACATCACGTGTGGGAATCTAGCACCGCTATCGCGCGAGCAGTGCGGCCAGCGAGGTCGCATCGGGCAAGTCGTCGGGCTCGAGCGTGAAGTCCGGCCGCACATAGTGGAAGGCTGCGCGGACCTGATCGACGTGCGCGCCGACGAGTTTCGCCCATGCGATCCGGTACGCGGCCAACTGGATGTTGAGGGACGCGCGCTTCGCCGGTTCGGGCACCGCGCCGGTCTTCCAGTCGACGACGATCCACCGCTGCTGCCCGTCGTCGCCGCGTTCGGCGAAGACCGCATCGATGCGTCCGCGGATCACCGTGGACCCGATCACCGTCTCGAACGGCACCTCGACTTCGACGGGCGTGCGATTGGCCCACCGGGACGCCTCGAACCGGGTGATCAGCTCGGCGAGATCCTCGTCGGGAACCGCGGTCTCGTCCGCCGCACCGGGCAGCTCGTCGATGTCGAGCAGGCTGGAGGCGCCGAACCGCCGTTCCACCCACGCGTGAAACGCGGTGCCGCGGCGGGCCAGCGCGTTCGGTTTGAACGGGACCGGCCGCCGCAGCCGTTGGGCGAAGGTGGCCTCGTCGGTATCGAGGTCGACGAGCTGGCTGACCGACAGGTGAGCGGGCAGCGCGACGTCGACGCCGGCCTGGTTGGCCGCGGCGTGCTCCGCGAGCAGGACGTCGACCTCGGCGCGCCAACGGTCGACATCGTCGTCGACGGAAACCGGTTCGGCGGCCTCGCCGACCCCGTCGAACAGCGACGGCTGCGCCCGGGCGGTCAACCGGTCGAGGACCAGCGCCGCGGCGGCGGTCTCGCGCGGGCGCCGCTCACCGAGGTGGTCGGCCGGCCACTGGGCACTGATGACGTGGGCGGCCAAGGGGTTCTCCGCCGACGGATCGGGTTCCGGCGCGGCGATGTCGACCGACATCCCGGTGGAGTCGACGCCGGGATCGGCCATGGTGCTCGATACGACGTCGAGCAGCTCGGTATAGAACTCGGAGATTCCGCGCGGTTTCGACGACCCCATCGACCAGTGGTGCGCCGAGATGAACAGCGACGCCTTGGCGCGCGTCAGTGCGACGTAGAGCAGCCGACGGTCCTCTTCGAGGCGGCGTTGGGCAATGGCCGCCTTGTGGTCCTCGAGCGCCGACTCGAGTTCCTTGCGGTCCCCGGCGGCGTCGAGGGACAACCGCGGGAACCCCTCGCCGGACCCACCGCCCCGGTCCGGGTCGGCGAGATCACCGCGCAACTCGGCGGGCAACTCGCGCGCACTGCCGAGCCACGTCCCTTCCGATCGCCCGCTGGGGAAGATCCCGCCGCACACGTGCGGGATGGCGACGACGTCCCACTCCAGCCCCTTGGCGGCGTGGACGGTCAGGATCTGCACCCGCTGCTCGGCCACCTCGACCCGACCGGGTTCCAGGCCTTTCTCGATGGTCTCCGCGGTGTCGAGGAAGGCCAGGAGGCCGGGCAGCGTCGCGCCCGGCTTGTCGGCGTAGGCCGCGACATAGCCGGCGAAGGCGTCGAGGTGTTCGCGGCCGGTGGTCGCGCCCCGCATTCGCCGGGCGCGGATCTGCGCCTCCACCGCCACTCCGATCGTCTGCTCGACGTCGGCGACCAGCTCCGGGAGGGGCTGTCCGATGCGCCGGCGCAGCTGTTCGAGCTGCCCACCGAGGCGACGGATGCGCGTATAACCCTCAGTGCTGTAGCGGGCCGGGTCGCCGGGGTCGACGAGTGCGTCGGCGATCCCGGCGTCGTCGACCAGTTCGTCGGGGACCGTTGCCGCCAGTGCCTGGGCCAGCTGTTCGGGGGTGTCCAGCGGCATTTGCGCGACCCGGCTCCCCGCCGCCAACTCCCGGGCGCGGCGCCACAGTGCGGCGATGTCGACGGCACCCAGTTGCCAGCGCGCACCGGTGAGCAGCCGCATCGCGGCACTGCCGGCCATCGGGTCGGCCATGAGCCGCAGCGTCGCGACCACGTCCTCGACCTCGGGCACGTGCAGCAGCCCGCCGATACCCACAACCTCGGCGGGGATGCCCAGCGCCTCCAACTCGGCGGCCAACGGCGCCGAATCCTCGTTGCGGCGCACCAGGATCGCGGTGGTCGGCGGCGCAGTGCCGGCCTCGGCCGCGGTCCGGTACAGCTCCGCGATCCTCTCGGCAATCCAGGTCCGCTCGTCCAGGACGGTCTCGGTCAGTGCCATGGCCACGGTGCCCAGCGGGGCATCGGGCCGTGGCCGCAGAATCGACACGGGCACCCCGCGGCGGCGCAACTCGTCGGAGGCGGAGTTGGCCAATGTCAACGCATGTGCCGCGTTGCGCCAGCTCGTGAGTAGTTCGAGCCGCTGCGCCGGCGTGCCGTCGGGCCGCGGGAAATCGGTGGCGAACCGCGGCAGGTTGGCCGCCGACGCCCCGCGCCAGCCGTAGATCGATTGGATCGGGTCCCCGACGGCGGTCACCGCGACGGGTCCGCCGCCGCTGCCGAACAACGCCCGCAACAGGATCCGCTGGGAGTGGCCGGTGTCCTGGTACTCGTCGAGGAGGACGGCGCGCACCGACGCCCGCTCAGCGGCGACGACCTCCGGGTGCCGGGTGACCAGGCGCGCCGCCAACGACATCTGCGACCCGAAGTCCAGTGCGCCCTGCTCGCGCATCCGCCGCGACAGTTCCGCCACCAGAGGGAGCAACGCGCGGCGCTCGTCGATGACCGCCTGCACGTCGCGCAGCTTGCGTGACGGCTCGTCACGCTGGCGCAGCCCTTTGGGCAGGGTGTCGACGAGGTCGTA
The window above is part of the Gordonia crocea genome. Proteins encoded here:
- a CDS encoding ABC1 kinase family protein, whose protein sequence is MSEITRGASRRNAKLAALPIGVAGRAVGGLGKRIAGKSKDEVNQELMEKTAEQLFAVLGELKGGAMKVGQALSIMEAAIPEEFGEPFRDALTKLQAEAPPLPAAKVHAVLDQQLGTKWRERFREFNDEPAAAASIGQVHRAVWSDGRDVAVKVQYPGADHALRADLKTLGRMSGLIQKLSPGTDVKAMVDELIDRTDDELDYLGEAENQRAFAKAFDGDPNFLVPKVVASAPKVVISEWVNGIPLSRLITEGSQEQRNQAAARMAEFELSSPYRVGLLHGDPHPGNFFIADDGRFGVLDFGAIGRYPDGLPAETGPILRLARDRDYDQLRDLLVATNFIQPSHASKVTAEDLEAYLKPFVDPLYTDEFHFTRKWLQRAAGNATDLRGDVYKTSRNLNVPKNFVMVFRVLLGCVGIAAQLEAHAPYRSIMSEWVPGVD
- a CDS encoding WhiB family transcriptional regulator, yielding MTCLTDWIDGPSPTRGLDSLGLPCRESDADLWFAESPTDLEAAKVLCQGCPLQRECLETAIERAEPWGVWGGEIFERGRIVARKRPRGRPKKVVS
- a CDS encoding ATP-dependent DNA helicase UvrD2 → MGDHLDDLDPEQLAAVTAPRGPVCVLAGAGTGKTRTITRRIAHLVDQGQVNPDQVLAVTFTARAAGEMRSRLRALGIGSAGSSAGVQAQTFHAAALRQLRYFWPRAVGNTRWELMDSKLPLVGRAARRARLDTSTESLRDLASEIEWAKASLIGPSGYAQAAARAGRDLPAPADDVAKVFAGYEAAKISEDGDRLFDFDDLLIFTTQILLDDAGIADEFRSRYRCFVVDEYQDVTPVQQGLLKAWLGDRDDLTVVGDANQTIYTFAGARAEYLLNFSREYPDAQVVRLVRDYRSTPEVVDLANRVIGAARGRAAGTRLELVGQRPSGPRPRFAEYPDEPAEAAAAVAEIAALIADGVPASEIAVLYRVNAQSQVYEQALTEAQIPYQVRGGDAFFARTEIRQALREVSAAARADDPPSGPDLVESLRALLFPLGLTPDEPSGAEARSRWASLTALIELAEELLGHNPELGMRELATELVSRSQAGHPPTMRGVTLSSLHAAKGLEWDAVFLVGLTDGAVPISHAIDASPDAVEEERRLFYVGVTRAREHLRLSWALSRNEGGRRGRRKSRFLNGLLPTCERCSSTLIGARALRTGICDSCSGDRRPATGTTTRRSTTTMPLAPADAELFDALREWRSAEANRQEKPAYTVFADKTLREIATDRPADLGQLQRVSGIGPAKLERYGDAVVAIVAKAADG
- a CDS encoding mycoredoxin, with amino-acid sequence MSTDAPALTMYTTTWCGYCNRLKTGLKSLGVTWDEVNIEEDPAAADFVGGVNNGNHVVPTVKYADGSTATNPSIADVRAKLGL
- the nudC gene encoding NAD(+) diphosphatase, translating into MAFEMPQPPLFSRSTVDRGGEFRGNRGAAVQGWDSARVLLIDRRGRFGVGESGGLRWVSGPTVAPSPPEDLVLLGVEGEVFLWARRVDDVAEPLGDARSAGHHLGGDDAGLLVTALGMLNWHDHAEFSPTTGSPTSVEKSGWVRRDRSCGREEFPRTDPAIITVVHDGADRILLGRQAMWPERWYSTLAGFVEPGESLEQCVVREVREEVGITVTEPRYLGSQPWPFPRSLMVGFAAIGDPDEPLQFLDGEIADAVWFTREQVRDALAAGEWAAPDDDDAASVPLRLPGSVSIARAMVETWAAAS
- a CDS encoding potassium channel family protein: MFAKGRVKARLRRRTRGALSTEPEYALVNIVRIPDAQMSPARAIGRRVLFALLALLFTSLVVFIDREGYRDATGNPLSYLDSLYYSAVTLSTTGYGDVTPVSPGARLVNIIVITPLRVLFLIVLIGTTLEVLTERSRQALRIQRWRATLRNHTVVVGFGTKGQTAVDAMIGDGVKPSEIVVVDPSQAALDAAEAHGLVTVRGDATKSDVLRLAGAAHAASIIIATSRDDTAVLTALSAREMNKTATIVASIRDSENTHVMKQSGANSVVVTSETAGRLLGIATQSPSVVEVFEDLLTPDEGYAIAERPVDPTEVGGSPAHTVDIVLGLVRDGKLYRIGEPGVEAIELGDRLLYVRRGPADKDR
- a CDS encoding ATP-dependent helicase; this translates as LLPVEPTSTLLSETELWQLAFSVVANHPGDLATNKVPSGVTEAVLKLYSDSAEHLVDPDSLASAGQRLYDLVDTLPKGLRQRDEPSRKLRDVQAVIDERRALLPLVAELSRRMREQGALDFGSQMSLAARLVTRHPEVVAAERASVRAVLLDEYQDTGHSQRILLRALFGSGGGPVAVTAVGDPIQSIYGWRGASAANLPRFATDFPRPDGTPAQRLELLTSWRNAAHALTLANSASDELRRRGVPVSILRPRPDAPLGTVAMALTETVLDERTWIAERIAELYRTAAEAGTAPPTTAILVRRNEDSAPLAAELEALGIPAEVVGIGGLLHVPEVEDVVATLRLMADPMAGSAAMRLLTGARWQLGAVDIAALWRRARELAAGSRVAQMPLDTPEQLAQALAATVPDELVDDAGIADALVDPGDPARYSTEGYTRIRRLGGQLEQLRRRIGQPLPELVADVEQTIGVAVEAQIRARRMRGATTGREHLDAFAGYVAAYADKPGATLPGLLAFLDTAETIEKGLEPGRVEVAEQRVQILTVHAAKGLEWDVVAIPHVCGGIFPSGRSEGTWLGSARELPAELRGDLADPDRGGGSGEGFPRLSLDAAGDRKELESALEDHKAAIAQRRLEEDRRLLYVALTRAKASLFISAHHWSMGSSKPRGISEFYTELLDVVSSTMADPGVDSTGMSVDIAAPEPDPSAENPLAAHVISAQWPADHLGERRPRETAAAALVLDRLTARAQPSLFDGVGEAAEPVSVDDDVDRWRAEVDVLLAEHAAANQAGVDVALPAHLSVSQLVDLDTDEATFAQRLRRPVPFKPNALARRGTAFHAWVERRFGASSLLDIDELPGAADETAVPDEDLAELITRFEASRWANRTPVEVEVPFETVIGSTVIRGRIDAVFAERGDDGQQRWIVVDWKTGAVPEPAKRASLNIQLAAYRIAWAKLVGAHVDQVRAAFHYVRPDFTLEPDDLPDATSLAALLAR